In Cicer arietinum cultivar CDC Frontier isolate Library 1 chromosome 7, Cicar.CDCFrontier_v2.0, whole genome shotgun sequence, the genomic window cTAAATTAAACTTCACTTGAATAActaacaattaatttaaaaaaaaaaataagatttaagagatttatatatatgaattacgacaataaaatataaataatagaattattagtataaataaaaataaatggaatatacaattattttttggGTGTtacattattcaaaataatttatcattttaaacagtttttatattatttttaaattttgatatttctaAAGACAGTAACAAACAGATTAAAACTttgaaaagttatttaatttttaaaaatattgattatttttaaaaataatcaataacaaATAGCACAAATCAAAATCCAGAAAATGACTGAAAAAGGACCATCTTCAATCCAAATACTATCTTTATTACCTAAAGcccattttgttttgtttcttttaaataataaagatcatttattaggaaaaaaaaattcttacccttaaatttttgtaagaatctataaaaaatttcaaattaactaATTCAGATTAATATTTGACACGTGTTTGATTGGTtatttcaaacatatatttttttatgtatttaaaaaattgaaaaatgaaaaagaaaataaaaaacataattttattaaattatagttCATTTAGAGAGTTTCTTCATTATGGAACAAAGGCCATTTTTTATTTGGCAATGCGGGTCTTTATATCACTTAACATCTCCGATTCTTGGGGAGGCAACTTTTCTTTTAGTCCTCAACTTAATGTTCGAACATTTTGtgtgatcaattttttttagtagagGGTGCATCCAAATTATGAaagcaaaattattattattattttttttataacaggAAGCAAAATTAGCTTTGATCGCTCAACAATTATAGatcccaaataatttttttacgtAAAAAGTTTAAGTTTCAGTTTTCATATGTATTgtgtatatttttgtttcattcaTGTTAAATAATTAGGCGTTACAACACTGCTATGAGCAAGTACATCTAGGACAAGAAGAACACTTGTTGCACCTTTTTGCAGAAAGCACATCATGTTTATGAGATAAATAATTAACACTAGATAACCATTCAATCACTCATTCACATTTTTCATACAACACAAAATCAAGAGCGCTATgattttacaaaagaacattttggttattctcttttaaagacataattaaaatagattatTTTTCATAGTCCAAACCACAAATTAGAGAATATCAAGACCGCTCAAATCAATGGTCAAATCCATAAATCAAGCTGAATGCTTAAAAGAGGAAAATTACATCAGACTAGTGACAAGATTGATCTCGAAATTGATGAATTGTGAGCAATAAcgcaaatacattgtatttacATTATTCTACATAAAGCTCTGCATAAttctaatttgaaataaaataccaaCTAACATTTTACAACTCATTACCTTACTCATTCACGTTAACCATCAAACTCAAAAGCAAGAACATTCTACGTTTGTTAAAAACGTTAtggacaaaaatataaatatgtgtttaattgctttaaaatagatatgacatttgggaagtgtgtccaacaactatattcaatttaaattgaatattcaaaaccttttacaaatctaccaacacttatTCATgtaataacaagtcaaaaattcttcaaacaaatttcaactctcttcactatatttgtggatcatcatttactaaatttgtctttatttatcttaaacaagttttgagaagtttcaagattccaaacacttttatcatacatatCATTTGTAACACAAATCTTTCTTGTATGTTTTATTGAATGTGTTTGTAAAAAACGTTTCTAGattgaaaggtgattgtaaaaattctTTACAGGGTGAaagatgaaaattataattgatcaaCGTGTGATCAAGAGAAAATGTGCGAATGAGAATAATTTGGTTCTGAAGCACATAATGAAAATATCACAGTTGTGATGACTGAACTATTctgagttgggtgaaccaatatactTTTTATGTGTGATCTTTTTAtctcttatatttaattatttgcacacacaaatacactttattataaattaatttattttatttctaacatATTCATATTATGAACATGTTGTTTCAATGACGATTgatcttaaattaatttaaattaaatacaaaaattaaaatattaaaaaaattacaatttaacATTCATTTTTTGTGATTGATATTACTACTTCAGTTACTTATGAGTCCAGGTTTTATAGCTCTTAATTGTGACACTATCAGTAACTAATTTTGGTATACAGTAACCTTTGTGGTCTACTTCGAGATTATCAAGGTCATTATATTGTTGGTTGTGTTGTTCGCTCGAGTAGATGTTTTGTCGTATACTCAGAGCTTTGGGAAATTTATCATGGGCTAAAGTTAGTTTGGAATTGAGAATTTTGCCATATAATCGTTAATAGTAACTCAAAAAATGTTTTGGGTTCACTAGAGGATGGTTATCCCATAAGTCGCTTTTATATTGCTCTTATTATTGTAATTCACAATATCTTTCGATATTAACGAATAACAATTTGGTGGCATGTGTTTCATGAAGCTAATCAAGTAGCATACCATTTTGCTAAGAATAGTCTAACAATTTGGTGGCATGTTTTCATGAATCTAGTCAAGTGGCATACAATTTTGCTAAGTATAGTCTACAGTTAGATGACctagttaattttttaatcttctTTTGGGTCCATTTTGAAAATCTTAGTGATACTTGTTAAttaggaaaataaaaatgaatcttaaatgtaaaattttaatttttacaattttaaaatacaaattatacaaatttcaaaatttatttttatatagaattTTTAGCGGGTGTCCTTAAAGCAggtattattattttcatcataattGTTAGGGTGtattaaactaaataaaataaaataataaagagataTAACACATACAACTACCCCTTTGTTTTGGTGCACGTGGCAGTTGAAAATAAACATCATTTCCAAAGAATAACCAAGTTGATTCCTTAGTTAGACAGGTATAAATAATCATAACTCCCCTCTAACTTCATTAATAGGCGGCACCAAACTGTGGCATGACTCGGACCATTTCCTCTCTTTCATTCCCACTGGATTTTTGAAAGAGAAACACTATACTCTCACATTCGATTGAATTTGCAGACAATTGCACGTACTCAATTTACGTTTAAATTATCTCTTTACAATTAATTagatgttttaaattttaatataaatattaaatttttaaaatttaaaatctcaaTCGTTTAACTTAGTTAAACATTTCAAAACTAATCAGCTACATTAAATTTTGATTGTTCACAACCGGAATGCAATTGGATTGCCATTGTACCATATCACCCAACTTGCACTTTCTCACACGTCTCGATAAGCTCGCGTATAAGGTTTACTATTAAGTGatgttgattttgttttttcactataaaaaactaaaagtaCTTCTCATCTGtataacatttataattcaTACCAACCGTccaaaatttaagttaaattgtcaatataatttattgattgatttaacaTGTAAATTCCAGTTCAAAATACTCACACAAGCTAATATTAATTGCTCCCGTGTTTCCGTGATGATTCTACCTGATCCGATCCCAATTGTGTCCTTTATATGTTGTCCTCCAAATATTAGAGTCGactatgaaattttaaatattatagattgacaaaaaaaaatagtgtcTTTCTAACTAtttcatcattattttttaatataatcaatgttcattaaaaattgatttcaataaaaatcaatagaaattatttaatttattttgtcatttagTAGATAGTACATAagattttcataattttaatttaaaaatttcttttttattacaCATGCACCAATATCTTATGAATTCATCGATTAATAAATAGTCTAATAATAGCAAAATATTCGCAAATattctttataaataattattcatgattttctttatttttatagataaaataataatttaattttcgtcgatttaattaatttaagtattttttcattttattaaattaataccatttaaataattattttatttataaaaataaaatgaccaTAATAGTATGGACGCTATCCATATTAAAATTCCTCAATTGTTGTGTTGTGAAACATGCTAAGGAAAATAATCTTACTACAGATAAAACTTTAACGAACAAGTTTTCCATTTTAGTGATTCACTGTTCTTTTAATTTATCTCTCTTgagtttatttgattttatttctcagaaaatgttttattttcataaagtaAATCACAAAAGATTGTTTAGTCATTTTTACCCTTAATTGCATTTTtctatttactatttttatcgattcataaaattaatcatctattttaaaatttgatagttttggttcatctattatatttttaattaaaaaatgataatataatatattttaaataatctaaCATACACTCTTATTATATATAATCAtcttgatatattaattatttatgttgtaagttaaattataaaaatgaataattttaaaagttaaaattaaagtttttataacaatttaatagatatcaattattttatattattataaaaatttatattatatattatatcatttaaaaaaagtcaaaattatttaattttaaaataaaaaaagtcaatTTGACGACCATTACCGTAGTTTTACATAGagcaaaataatttattattcaaattttattctTCCACAGTATGTCCAACGTCACTATGATGGCCACTAACTTTTTTTGCTGTCATTACCCCCTCACCGTCCTTACTAGCAATCTACCATAGTCATTAATGCTATTTCCATTTTCAAACACAGGCCCCTTACCACTAATAAACATGTTTATAGGAGTAGCACTAGTTTAGTTGTTTCTTAAACTAAATTAATACATGTTAAATGTGGGTCTCTGAAAATTTAGGTGTTCTGTGCACCAGTTtgaatttcatatatattttttttaagtagttatataatatatctatcaatttaatcattgaTAAAATGTATCAATTTGGATATGTAGTAGTTAGAGttgtcttaaatattttaaaaattatattttaattttaaaaattgagtttataataaaaaaaaatacaatttttataattaaaaaaataataaaataaaatttagtcgCTATAcaaaaattctcaatttttttatctataatttttttaattcacttttactctttattttaaaaaaattctttatacaaatatgatatttttactCCATAAAAACGTCTTTATAAAATCTAGATAGAGACTACAagaaatgaatttaattttgaaatgtcCCTGTAAATAAAAATGTCCCTATTTTGAAAAttgtatttgtatatttatGTTGTTAAGAAGTGcctttacttttactttttcaTGGGGCACATCTAATTTTGGACTCTACAAATTTAGTTAATATTGTACATTTAAGATTTATAAAATGCTTGTATATTAAAGAACTTCAAAAGGGCGTTTCAtgagattaaaatgttaattttgcatattttaatttgtaaaagtgggatagaaaatatcaaatattaagGTGTAAATAATATGTAATGTAATTATGAAAATGATagtaactaaaaatattaaaaattatataatggcgaaaatatatagaaaaaataaaaaaaatttaggtgtttttttttgtttgtaatacatgtaacttaaaaaaaatatagaaagttTAAGTTTgcaaaaaaacatgaaaaatacGAGAAAGATATGTTTCAAAAGTCATTATTCTATGTTATAGATCTTACACAAAGTGagcaaaataatttcaaattaagcTTATTACGTATAACTAACAATAGTGAATGTTCCCTGTTTGACTTCTTGTTATTTTTGCCCATAATATTTGATGAAAAGCCTCGTAAGTGTTTTGTTTCTGGAAATTGCATTTTGCATACGTTACTATGGAAAATGGTGGCCGTTTCTAAATTGACTTTTTTACATGAAtctattcaatttaattttttcgtTAGTTTTTCAtgttaaattaatagtattaaaaagaatatatttgaaaaaaaatattttaataatttgaaaatgtatttatatttatgtacaatttttttatttatagatatttataattatgaatAGAGATAAATATTATGtacattatatttatatttatgatagtgaaaatataacaattgtttttttataaattattaataaagataacttgttaaaatgactattttgaagaaaaacaaCACTAATTTTGGAGCCGATAGAGTGCTCccttaaaaagttaaaatgagATCATTAAGCTATGACCACGGGTTCATTGTGTTTTTCCCCACAATTTTCCtaagtttcaaattttaattatgttaactaaatctatttttgttgtttgaatCCGCCACAACAACTCCACGGTTTTAAGAAAAACAATGGGATTGGTTAAATATACAGAGAGTAATTTTATCTCTAAATGCAATAGGTGGTGTATAGCTACTTCACCTTGCACACGTATGCCAACTTTTTTCCTAAAATAAACCATACGTTAAagcaattaattattatatctgtaaattataatttaactgataaattgatattattatagTGAATATTACATCTAAAATTTAAAGTAGACATCTCACAATTATATACAAGTTTATTTACTatttcattaatatatataaaaaatttaataaaatactaacatgttatgttttaaatataaaatttttctattaaaaatatattaaaaaaatatgtattcaaAACTTTGAATCATTCAATTTTTACtcttttcataataataatttttaaaaatttctcaaCAAATACCCTTATTTGATTTGTTATTATGACTCTTAAATTTATTAGTGTTAAAAAAAGACATAGGTGGGAGCCCACTTTAACTGTACTAGTATTTGTATTGGCTACAACTCAACTGCCAAGTCTCAAGACCTATAAATATGTGTGATGTGATTGGAAAGCAGATATTCAAGTTACAGTTAAAATCAAACCTATAGATATAATTTCCCATTAAGAAGGAAAGAAAGGTAGGGGAGGGGACAATTTCATTACAATCCCAACCTATCATACCCATTGGTTGCTTTGCTCCTCCTTTCTCATATATACCTTTTTGGATATATTTCTCTTggcaaataaatttttttttttactctatttgtgtttcaaatttcaaccaattgcataaaaaaacaagaaaagaaGTCTATTACTAGAACAAAGGTACCATTTAACAAAGGGAAAATTTAATTTAGTCTAGTGATcagatcaaatcaaatcaaatggGTGCTCCTTTATCATCTTGGCCATGGGAGAATTTGGGAATATTCAAGGTacataacaaaattatattattatgtttagttATGATTTGAATCATATAtcaaatttgtttcttttttactatgatataataattttgtggtactgaaatatatattttttgtttagtaTGTGTTATATGGGCCATTGGTGGGGAAAGTGGTGTATGGATTGTTGTATGAAGAGGAACACTCAAACTCCAACCTCAACTGGTGGTGCCTTCATTTGCTCATACTATGTGGTCTAAGAGGTTTAGTACACGTGCTTTGGTGTTCTTATAGTAACTTGCTTTTTCTTACTAGAAATCGAAGAATTCTTCAACAGGGTGTTGATTTCAAGCAGATTGACAAAGAATGGGACTGGTAATTAATTAACACATTTcataattaattgatttgtatatatatttttttttaatttaagtatcAGGCTGAACATGATGTGGTACATATATATGTATgattattgattatattaaataaattttttatattttttgaaacagGGACAATTTCATGATTCTTCAAGCACTTGTTGGTTCAATATGTTTTTATGTCTTTCCCTTTCTTCAACATCTTCCTCTATGGAATGCAAAAGGACTTATTGCTGCTTTGGTGCTACACGTGGGAGTCTCGGAGCCACTTTATTATTGGGTACATAAGAAATTTCATGAAGATTATCTTTTCACTCATTATCACTCACTTCATCATTCATCTCCGGTGCCGACCCCTCTTACCGGTGAGATTCACATATAACTAACTATCTTCAATTCTATTCTATATTTGGAAATTGGTTGTTCATAAGAAAAGCTAGTTGCATAATTTCTTccatttcattatattttctagctatttaaatatatttttattctttataaatatataaatctttattttttatctttacatttttttaattattaatttattagtaatCTGTACAAAATTTTGcgacataattaattttatgtgaaAATATCGACCGATATTTCAATTAggaacattatttttttttaaattacaaagatccatttaattatttatttattaaaaataaaaaccgaAAAAGAAAACATATTTGAAACTATCTTATTATATTCATGTAAAATTAGATGTCAACATTGTATTGGTGATTGAGCATATGATTTGTGTTGTTGCAGCTGAAAACGCAACACTTTTGGAACATGTTATTTTGACGGTAGTGATTGGAATCCCAATAATTGGTGCCTCTATGATGGGATATGGTTCCGGAAGTTTGGTATATAGCTATgttttgatatttgatttccTAAGATGCTTGGGTCATTGCAACGTTGAAATAGTTCCACACAAATTGTTCGAGGCATTTCCATTTCTTAGATATGTGATTTACACACCAACGTAAGTTAATTTTCGTTACAGCTAATACACTCTCGAGTAAACTACGTAGTACAACTCATTACGTGTAACATTGTTAGAAATTGATAGAAGATAGTAGTTGCTTGCATTCATTTCTCTCTCTTTATTGGTAAGAACAGTGACGTGCATTTAATGCGTGCCACCAAAATGCTATATGTGAAGTGTGAACCATGCTTGAATATTGCACCATAGCATGTCGGTTTCTTTAAGACTTTGATACTATTAGTATTAGATTTAACCGTTTTTATTGATCTATCTATAATAGTTTCAAGAGATTCAATAGAAAAAGGTTTAGTATTTTTTTAggtgaaaattattttcttcctttttgaaTTAGACTCATctaaagaaatttaatttagtataaaataaatgatatcaAGTATTAATGAATAAATCAATacttaatattatatatgtatacaaGATAAATTATAAGTATGCTTAAATATAAACCATTACGGCATgtcaacttaataaaaatattttctatatttattatttaaaatttatgttaattttcgttcttaacaaaaaatatttaagacttATAAAATGaccaattatttgtatttttgaaaatattgaaaaatattaaataactgtttttgttatttttataaatgcatCCTTTCTAGTTTGTATGACATGTTTTATCCATTGCAATTGTccatttcattaatttttattttttgtagaaATTTGACGAGTCATATATTCTCTTATTAAcaagttaaaattaatacaaattttaaaaaatgaaaactaatttttttttcttaaaataaacaaactcttattgtttttttaaactataaacCATTAAATTGATGGTTGAGCTTTACAACAAAATTTGTTCTAGAGAATAGAGTTGTTGAAGTCTAAACAAATGGACCACAAAAACCAAACTTTTGCAAGTTTGGTTAATAACTTAATTAGTTggagattattaaaaaaaaaaaataggaccaaacgattaataaattttatccaGAGCCTAGATGCTTATATTAAATATCCCCTGCATATATAGTTTATCTAGCTTTCATCTTTTTTCTCTTGAAACCTATAGGACAGTAGAATAGCATTAGAAGATAGCATGCATTTTGGTCCAATGTGATTCCATAACTTCCATTTACATccatttgtatttatttatctcttttCTATGCTATGCAGATACCACAATCTACATCACACTGAAAAGGACACTAATTTCTGCCTCTTTATGCCTCTCTTTGACGCATTAGGCAATACTCTAAACAAAAATTCATGGACATTACACAAAACATTAAGTTCAGGGTCAGGTAAATTGTCCTATAATTAATTACTactagtaattaatatttttcaatttttgtggaatataattagtaatattaaatGAATCCTGCAGGAAATGATGATAAGGCACCGCATTTTGTATTTCTGGCTCATATGGTTGATCTATCATCTTGCATGCATGTTCCCTTTGTTTTACGATCCACTGCTTCACTTCCATACAAAACAAGACTCTTATTCCTCCCAGGTTTGCCATTGACATTTATGGTTGTTTTGGCAATGTGGATTTGGTCCAAAACCTTTTTACTTAGTTTCTATTACCTTCGAGGACGACTCCACCAAACGTGGGTTGTTCCGCGATGTGGCTTTCAGGTGtgtcatctatttttattttattttatttttttaaaccacAAATAAATGttagttgttattttatatttattttattttatcttttaatattcGTAACAGTATTTCTTGCCATTTGCTACTGATGGAATTAACAAGCAAATTGAACAAGCTATCCTTAGGGCTGATAAAATGGGGGTTAAAGTCATTAGCCTTGCTGCATTAAACAAGGTTAGGCTTATATTATtgaattcatttatttcttttcttatttaatttcaCTATTATGATTAAATTTGGCATTTTCTGTGCATAGTTGTTGAAGTTTTTAATGCCTTGTAGTTGTAAGGTACAGTACTGATGAAACTAAATATATTGTAGTTCATCATAATTGCAGCATTGGTGGACCAATTTTGTAACTTCTTAACATTTTACACATCACATTAATAatcttttt contains:
- the LOC101503324 gene encoding very-long-chain aldehyde decarbonylase CER3, whose amino-acid sequence is MGAPLSSWPWENLGIFKYVLYGPLVGKVVYGLLYEEEHSNSNLNWWCLHLLILCGLRGLVHVLWCSYSNLLFLTRNRRILQQGVDFKQIDKEWDWDNFMILQALVGSICFYVFPFLQHLPLWNAKGLIAALVLHVGVSEPLYYWVHKKFHEDYLFTHYHSLHHSSPVPTPLTAENATLLEHVILTVVIGIPIIGASMMGYGSGSLVYSYVLIFDFLRCLGHCNVEIVPHKLFEAFPFLRYVIYTPTYHNLHHTEKDTNFCLFMPLFDALGNTLNKNSWTLHKTLSSGSGNDDKAPHFVFLAHMVDLSSCMHVPFVLRSTASLPYKTRLLFLPGLPLTFMVVLAMWIWSKTFLLSFYYLRGRLHQTWVVPRCGFQYFLPFATDGINKQIEQAILRADKMGVKVISLAALNKNESLNGGGKLFVDKHPNLKVRVVHGNTLTAAVILNELPQDVEEVFLTGATSKLGRAIALYLCQKKVRVLMLTISNDRFQKILKEAPVEYQSYLVQVTKYQAAQNCKTWIVGKWITPREQSWAPRGTHFHQFVVPPILSFRRDCTYGDLAAMRLPEDVEGIGCCEYTMDRGVVHACHAGGVVHSLEGWSHHEVGAIDVNRIDLVWQAALKHGLRLVSSQHIKCH